The Fundidesulfovibrio magnetotacticus genome has a window encoding:
- a CDS encoding ABC1 kinase family protein, translated as MNVSTLIRYTPLASANRLRIIVSVLARHGFEELLDRLGLRRAPFWRKRRPRTVPLPVWKRLKLITEELGPTAVKIGQILSMRPDMIPTELCDELKTLQENLPPASFPMIRAAVEEAFGRPLANLFRDFEHLPVATASVSQVHRARRADDGALVAVKVRLPGVADTLRADLDILEFLAELLEERAPAVRPFRPVEVVRELRKNVRRELDFTNEAVNMLAFNELFRDNPRVFAPRPHTDMVRPDVLVMDFVEGERLDVFLGTPEERRELAELGLEAAVRQIMLEGFFHGDPHLGNLRVVGRARLCYLDFGMCGRLAPALRSALGDCVIALAGNDPARLARVVEEMSYAAPPDLDVLSLESDLMFVMQKFRTPCGGGLLGSHMLEVTNVCREHGLSPRPDFVLVARAMLATEAALKCLWPQLDPAANLSGLAKAQTLRRLIPGLSDRSLWTELEEAGRILAAFPRRADAVLRKLGAGQLSVELKQHDFGRMPATFRQIGNRLGGALVTAALAVSSALVFDSGLGPQVWGMPAFGLAGFALSGLLGVFITFKMFRDT; from the coding sequence ATGAACGTCTCGACCCTCATTCGTTACACGCCCCTGGCCTCGGCCAACCGCCTGCGCATCATCGTCTCGGTGCTGGCGCGTCACGGCTTCGAGGAATTGCTCGACCGCCTGGGCCTTCGGCGCGCGCCCTTCTGGCGCAAGCGCCGCCCCCGCACCGTGCCGTTGCCCGTGTGGAAGCGCCTCAAGCTCATCACCGAAGAACTGGGGCCCACGGCGGTGAAGATCGGCCAGATTCTCTCCATGCGCCCGGACATGATCCCCACGGAGCTGTGCGACGAGCTCAAGACCCTCCAGGAAAACCTGCCCCCCGCCTCGTTCCCGATGATCCGGGCCGCCGTGGAAGAGGCCTTCGGCCGCCCCCTGGCAAATCTGTTCCGCGATTTCGAACACCTGCCCGTGGCCACGGCCTCGGTCTCCCAGGTGCACCGCGCCCGCCGCGCCGACGACGGGGCCCTGGTGGCCGTGAAGGTGCGCCTGCCCGGCGTGGCCGACACCCTCAGGGCGGACCTGGACATCCTGGAGTTCCTGGCCGAACTCCTGGAGGAGCGCGCCCCGGCCGTACGCCCGTTCCGCCCGGTCGAAGTGGTGCGCGAACTGCGCAAGAACGTGCGCCGCGAGCTGGATTTCACCAATGAAGCCGTGAACATGTTGGCCTTCAACGAGCTCTTCCGCGACAATCCCCGCGTCTTCGCCCCGAGGCCGCACACCGACATGGTGCGCCCCGACGTTCTGGTGATGGACTTCGTGGAGGGCGAACGGCTCGACGTCTTCCTGGGCACGCCCGAGGAACGGCGCGAACTGGCGGAACTGGGCCTGGAGGCGGCCGTGCGCCAGATCATGCTGGAGGGCTTCTTCCACGGCGACCCGCACCTGGGCAACCTGCGCGTGGTGGGGCGAGCGCGCCTGTGCTACCTGGATTTCGGCATGTGCGGACGACTGGCCCCCGCCCTGCGCTCCGCCCTGGGCGACTGCGTGATCGCCCTTGCCGGAAACGACCCCGCCCGGCTGGCCCGCGTGGTCGAAGAGATGTCCTACGCCGCTCCACCCGACCTGGACGTGTTGAGCCTGGAATCCGACCTGATGTTCGTGATGCAGAAGTTCCGCACCCCCTGCGGCGGCGGTCTTTTGGGCAGCCACATGCTGGAGGTCACCAACGTCTGCCGCGAGCACGGCCTCTCCCCCCGGCCGGACTTCGTGCTGGTGGCACGGGCCATGCTGGCCACCGAGGCCGCCCTCAAGTGCCTCTGGCCGCAGCTGGACCCCGCCGCCAACCTCTCCGGCCTCGCCAAGGCCCAGACCCTGCGCCGACTGATCCCAGGCCTCTCGGACCGCTCCCTCTGGACCGAACTGGAGGAAGCCGGACGCATTCTGGCCGCCTTCCCGCGCCGGGCAGACGCCGTGCTGCGCAAACTCGGGGCCGGACAGCTGAGCGTGGAACTCAAGCAGCACGATTTCGGCAGGATGCCCGCCACCTTCCGGCAGATCGGCAACCGCCTGGGCGGGGCGCTGGTCACTGCGGCCCTGGCCGTCAGCTCGGCCCTGGTGTTCGATTCGGGCCTCGGCCCGCAGGTGTGGGGCATGCCCGCCTTCGGCCTGGCCGGTTTCGCCCTGTCCGGGCTGCTGGGCGTGTTCATCACCTTCAAGATGTTCCGCGACACCTAG
- the purF gene encoding amidophosphoribosyltransferase, whose protein sequence is MEKKEFCGLFGIYGHPEAARMTYFGLYALQHRGQESAGIVTWDGLKIREQRGMGLVADVFNERHLGKELKGSIAVGHIRYSTTGASLLRNAQPFLVRFGDWRLAIAHNGNLVNTMELRAELEASGSIFQTTIDSEVFVHLIAKHLNGGTIEEAVIKACERVKGSYSLIILANDKMIALRDPHGIRPLTLGRLDDTYVISSETCAFDLIEAEYLRPIEPGEMLVIQDKCLRSYRLCEPKPVRRCIFELVYFARPDSVVFGEVVYSRRKLMGQILAQEAPVDADYVMPFPDSGVYAAVGYSQQSGLPFEVAMVRNHYVGRTFIQPSQNMRDFSVRVKLNPVRSLIKNKRIIIVEDSIVRGTTIRTRVKKLRELGAREIHMRVSCPPIRFPCFYGIDFSSKGELIAANNSTQDIARYIGLDSLHYLTIEGLLQAVGADAADPQYCLACFNGEYVIPPCSEGGKHCLDESNALSW, encoded by the coding sequence ATGGAAAAGAAAGAATTCTGCGGTTTGTTCGGCATTTACGGCCATCCCGAGGCCGCGCGCATGACCTACTTCGGCCTCTACGCCCTCCAGCACAGGGGGCAGGAGTCCGCGGGCATCGTCACCTGGGACGGCCTGAAGATCCGCGAGCAGCGGGGCATGGGCCTGGTGGCCGACGTGTTCAACGAACGCCACCTGGGCAAGGAGCTCAAGGGCTCCATCGCCGTGGGGCACATCCGCTACTCCACCACCGGCGCCTCGCTCCTGCGCAACGCCCAGCCCTTCCTGGTGCGCTTCGGGGACTGGCGTCTGGCCATCGCCCACAACGGCAACCTCGTGAACACCATGGAGTTGCGCGCGGAACTGGAAGCCTCCGGATCCATCTTCCAGACCACCATCGACTCCGAGGTCTTCGTCCACCTCATCGCCAAGCACCTCAACGGCGGCACTATCGAGGAGGCCGTGATCAAGGCCTGTGAGCGCGTCAAGGGCTCCTATTCATTGATCATCCTGGCCAACGACAAGATGATCGCCCTGCGCGACCCCCACGGCATCCGCCCCCTCACCCTGGGTCGCCTGGACGACACCTACGTCATCTCCTCCGAGACCTGCGCCTTCGACCTCATCGAGGCCGAATACCTGCGCCCCATCGAGCCCGGCGAAATGCTCGTCATTCAGGACAAGTGCCTGCGCTCCTACCGCCTCTGCGAGCCCAAGCCCGTGCGGCGCTGCATCTTCGAGCTGGTCTACTTCGCCCGGCCCGATTCCGTGGTCTTCGGCGAGGTGGTCTACTCCCGGCGCAAGCTCATGGGCCAGATCCTCGCCCAGGAAGCCCCCGTGGACGCCGACTACGTGATGCCCTTCCCGGACTCCGGCGTCTACGCGGCCGTGGGCTATTCCCAACAGTCCGGGCTACCCTTCGAGGTGGCCATGGTGCGCAACCACTATGTGGGGCGCACCTTCATCCAGCCCTCCCAGAACATGCGCGACTTCTCCGTGCGCGTGAAGCTCAACCCCGTGCGCTCGCTCATCAAGAACAAGCGCATCATCATCGTCGAGGATTCCATCGTGCGCGGCACCACCATCCGCACCCGGGTGAAGAAGCTGCGCGAACTGGGCGCACGCGAGATCCACATGCGCGTGAGCTGCCCCCCCATCCGCTTCCCATGCTTCTACGGCATCGACTTCTCCTCCAAGGGAGAACTCATCGCCGCCAACAACTCGACACAGGACATCGCCCGCTACATAGGCCTCGATTCCTTGCACTATTTGACCATCGAAGGCCTGCTCCAGGCCGTAGGCGCTGACGCGGCCGATCCGCAGTACTGCCTGGCCTGTTTCAACGGGGAGTACGTGATCCCCCCCTGTTCCGAGGGCGGCAAGCACTGCTTGGACGAATCCAACGCCCTCAGCTGGTAG
- the carB gene encoding carbamoyl-phosphate synthase large subunit: MPKRTDLKKILIIGSGPIVIGQACEFDYSGSQAAKSLKEEGYEVVLVNSNPATIMTDPGLADRTYVEPIDPDVVAKIIERERPDALLPTLGGQTGLNTAVALAEAGVLDRFGVELIGANLAVIKKAESREEFRAAMDKIGLKTPRSGICRSIEDVRAWGKKIPFPIIIRPAFTLGGSGGGVAYNMEDLEKTAARGLALSMKSEVMLEQSVLGWKEFELEVMRDKADNCVIICSIENIDPMGVHTGDSITVAPAQTLTDDEYQKMRDAALAIMREIGVETGGSNVQFAVNPEDGELVIIEMNPRVSRSSALASKATGFPIAKIAAKLAVGYTLDEIPNDITRETMASFEPTIDYAVVKIPRFTFEKFPGAEDYLTTAMKSVGEAMSIGRTFKEALQKGLRSLETGMPGLSKEFDRCHWDKDAILASLRKPNSRRLYDVRSAMLCGMSDEDVFEATKIDPWFIRQIREIVDMEAELRAFALENSISAANPGLAPVMRKAKEYGFSDRQLASLWKKSALDIRTIRKQLGVAPTYYLVDTCAGEFEAYTPYFYSTYETGNEITPSDRRKVIILGGGPNRIGQGIEFDYCCVHASYALREMGIESIMVNSNPETVSTDYDTSDKLYFEPLTFEDVMNIIEREKPEGVIVQFGGQTPLNLAVKLMRAGVPILGTSPDSIDRAEDRERFQALLRKLDLRQPPNGTAMSVDEARKIASQITYPVVVRPSYVLGGRAMEVVYDEEGLVSYFEKAAVVSPEHPILIDKFLENATEVDVDALCDGTDTYVAGIMEHIEEAGIHSGDSACVLPPHTLDPAIVDEIERQTKALALELGVVGLMNIQFALKDGDIYILEVNPRASRTSPFVSKATGVPLAKLATKAMMGVSLKELDPWSQRRGGYVSVKESVFPFNRFPGVDVLLGPEMRSTGEVMGVDENFGLAFMKSQLAAGQRLPMEGTVFLSVNDADKPAVLPVARMFEELGFRIVATGGTAKHLRANGVKAETVLKVYEGRPNAVDMVINGDIQLMINTVGGKKTVGDSSQLRQTTLLYGVPYTTTVAGAKAMAQAIKEHKGAGLDVKSLQEYYA; encoded by the coding sequence ATGCCCAAACGAACGGATTTAAAGAAAATTCTGATCATTGGCTCCGGTCCCATCGTCATCGGCCAGGCCTGCGAGTTCGACTATTCCGGCTCCCAGGCGGCCAAATCCCTCAAAGAAGAGGGATATGAGGTGGTGCTGGTCAATTCCAACCCGGCAACCATCATGACAGACCCGGGCCTGGCCGACCGCACCTATGTGGAGCCCATCGACCCGGACGTCGTGGCCAAGATCATCGAGCGCGAGCGACCCGACGCCCTGCTGCCCACACTGGGCGGACAGACCGGGCTCAACACCGCCGTGGCCCTGGCCGAAGCCGGGGTGCTGGACCGCTTCGGCGTGGAGCTCATCGGCGCCAACCTCGCCGTGATCAAGAAGGCCGAAAGCCGCGAGGAGTTCCGCGCGGCCATGGACAAGATCGGGCTCAAGACCCCGCGCTCCGGCATCTGCCGTTCCATCGAGGACGTGCGCGCCTGGGGCAAGAAGATCCCCTTCCCGATCATCATCCGCCCGGCCTTCACCCTGGGCGGCTCCGGCGGCGGCGTGGCCTACAACATGGAAGACCTGGAGAAGACCGCCGCGCGCGGCCTGGCGCTTTCCATGAAATCTGAAGTGATGCTTGAACAATCCGTGCTGGGCTGGAAGGAGTTCGAGCTGGAGGTGATGCGCGACAAGGCCGACAACTGCGTCATCATCTGCTCCATCGAGAACATCGACCCCATGGGCGTGCACACCGGCGACTCCATCACCGTGGCGCCCGCCCAGACCCTCACAGACGACGAATACCAGAAGATGCGCGACGCCGCCCTGGCCATCATGCGCGAAATCGGCGTGGAGACCGGCGGCTCCAACGTGCAGTTCGCCGTGAACCCCGAAGACGGCGAGCTGGTGATCATCGAGATGAATCCCCGCGTCTCGCGCTCCTCGGCCCTGGCCTCCAAGGCCACCGGCTTCCCCATCGCCAAGATCGCCGCCAAGCTCGCCGTGGGCTACACCCTCGACGAGATCCCCAACGACATCACCCGCGAGACCATGGCCTCCTTCGAGCCCACCATCGACTACGCGGTGGTGAAAATCCCGCGCTTCACCTTCGAGAAGTTCCCCGGCGCCGAAGACTACCTCACCACCGCCATGAAGAGCGTGGGCGAGGCCATGAGCATCGGGCGCACCTTCAAGGAAGCGCTCCAGAAGGGGCTGCGCTCCCTGGAAACCGGCATGCCCGGCCTCTCCAAGGAGTTCGACCGCTGCCACTGGGACAAGGACGCCATCCTGGCCAGCCTGCGCAAGCCCAACTCCCGCAGGCTCTACGACGTGCGCTCCGCCATGCTCTGCGGCATGTCCGACGAGGACGTCTTCGAGGCCACCAAGATCGACCCCTGGTTCATCCGCCAGATCCGCGAGATCGTGGACATGGAGGCCGAACTGCGCGCCTTCGCCCTGGAAAACTCCATCTCCGCCGCCAATCCCGGCCTCGCCCCCGTGATGCGCAAGGCCAAGGAATACGGCTTCTCCGACCGTCAGCTCGCCTCGCTCTGGAAGAAGTCCGCCCTGGACATCCGCACCATCCGCAAGCAGCTGGGCGTGGCCCCCACCTACTATCTGGTGGACACCTGCGCCGGAGAATTCGAGGCCTACACGCCTTATTTCTACTCCACCTACGAGACCGGCAACGAGATCACCCCCTCGGACCGGCGCAAGGTGATCATCCTGGGCGGCGGACCCAACCGCATCGGCCAGGGCATCGAGTTCGACTACTGCTGCGTGCACGCCTCCTACGCGCTGCGCGAGATGGGCATCGAGTCCATCATGGTCAACTCCAACCCCGAGACCGTCTCCACCGACTACGACACGTCCGACAAGCTGTATTTCGAACCGTTGACGTTCGAGGACGTGATGAACATCATCGAGCGCGAGAAGCCCGAAGGCGTCATCGTCCAGTTCGGCGGGCAGACGCCGCTCAACCTGGCCGTGAAGCTCATGCGCGCGGGCGTGCCCATCCTTGGCACATCGCCCGACTCCATCGACCGCGCAGAGGACCGCGAGCGCTTCCAGGCCCTGCTCAGGAAGCTCGACCTGCGCCAGCCCCCCAACGGCACGGCCATGAGCGTGGACGAGGCCAGGAAGATCGCCTCCCAGATCACCTACCCCGTGGTGGTGCGCCCCTCCTACGTGCTGGGCGGGAGGGCCATGGAAGTGGTCTACGACGAGGAAGGCCTGGTCTCCTACTTCGAGAAGGCCGCGGTGGTCTCGCCCGAGCACCCCATACTCATCGACAAGTTCCTGGAGAACGCCACCGAAGTGGACGTGGACGCCCTCTGCGACGGCACGGACACCTACGTGGCCGGCATCATGGAACACATCGAGGAAGCGGGCATCCACTCCGGCGACTCTGCCTGCGTGCTGCCCCCCCACACCCTCGATCCCGCCATCGTGGACGAGATCGAGCGCCAGACCAAGGCCCTGGCCCTGGAGCTGGGCGTGGTGGGCCTCATGAACATCCAGTTCGCCCTCAAAGACGGCGACATCTACATCCTGGAAGTGAACCCCCGCGCCTCGCGCACCTCGCCCTTCGTCTCCAAAGCCACGGGCGTGCCCCTGGCCAAGCTGGCCACCAAGGCCATGATGGGCGTCTCCCTCAAGGAGCTCGACCCCTGGAGCCAGCGCCGGGGCGGCTACGTGTCCGTGAAGGAGTCGGTGTTCCCCTTCAACCGCTTCCCCGGCGTGGACGTGCTGCTGGGGCCCGAGATGCGCTCCACCGGCGAGGTGATGGGCGTGGACGAGAACTTCGGCCTGGCCTTCATGAAGAGCCAACTGGCCGCCGGACAGCGCCTGCCCATGGAAGGGACCGTGTTCCTCTCGGTGAACGACGCCGACAAGCCTGCCGTGCTCCCCGTGGCGCGCATGTTCGAGGAACTGGGCTTCCGCATCGTAGCCACCGGCGGCACCGCCAAACACCTGCGCGCCAACGGCGTGAAGGCCGAAACGGTGCTTAAGGTCTACGAGGGGCGGCCCAACGCCGTGGACATGGTGATCAACGGCGACATCCAGCTGATGATCAACACCGTGGGCGGCAAGAAGACCGTGGGCGACTCCTCCCAGTTGCGCCAGACCACGCTGCTCTACGGCGTGCCCTACACCACCACGGTGGCCGGGGCAAAAGCCATGGCCCAGGCCATCAAAGAGCACAAGGGCGCTGGCCTGGACGTGAAGAGCCTCCAGGAATACTACGCCTGA
- the lspA gene encoding signal peptidase II, which translates to MKPQYVLAGSLAAVVTLLDQLTKFQVQKALPLFATREVLPGFFNLVHILNKGAAFGFLNDPDTSWQTYFFIAVVALAVVIVLNLLSKADNEPRLFVVSLGLILGGALGNLADRVRLGEVVDFLDFHLGGYHWPAFNVADIAITLGSLALIFSCYLRGKKPR; encoded by the coding sequence GTGAAGCCCCAATACGTCCTGGCCGGAAGCCTGGCCGCCGTGGTGACCCTGCTCGACCAGCTCACCAAGTTCCAGGTTCAGAAGGCCCTGCCCCTCTTCGCCACGCGCGAGGTGCTGCCCGGCTTTTTCAATCTGGTGCACATCCTCAACAAGGGAGCGGCCTTCGGCTTCCTCAACGACCCCGACACCTCCTGGCAGACCTATTTCTTCATCGCCGTGGTGGCGCTGGCCGTGGTGATCGTGCTCAACCTGCTCTCCAAGGCCGACAACGAGCCGCGACTCTTCGTGGTTTCCCTGGGTCTCATCCTGGGAGGCGCGCTGGGCAACCTGGCCGACCGCGTGCGCCTGGGAGAGGTGGTGGACTTCCTCGACTTCCACCTGGGCGGCTACCACTGGCCCGCCTTCAACGTGGCGGACATCGCCATCACCCTGGGGTCGCTGGCGCTCATCTTCTCCTGCTACCTGCGCGGGAAGAAACCCCGGTGA
- a CDS encoding PLDc N-terminal domain-containing protein gives MDLTATIAGYPLWFFLVLALPVFINFWAISHAFYRNFPTVQEKMVWLCLAVFVPVLGGIAYIVAGRKRGTKPS, from the coding sequence ATGGACTTGACCGCCACCATCGCGGGGTATCCCCTCTGGTTCTTTCTCGTGCTTGCATTGCCCGTTTTCATCAACTTCTGGGCCATCTCGCACGCGTTCTACCGCAACTTCCCCACCGTCCAGGAAAAGATGGTCTGGCTCTGCCTGGCCGTCTTCGTGCCGGTCCTGGGCGGCATCGCCTACATCGTGGCCGGCCGCAAGAGAGGTACGAAACCGTCATGA
- the ybgF gene encoding tol-pal system protein YbgF, with amino-acid sequence MTMRKRLAALAALALLSGCAGTDAAPGPVKGKPIDPAAQAQANFVAEFEGLKSQVQRLNAEVEDLNLQIRTLTDGDGSGGGGATLPELSKRIAKVEGNLKMMGSQLGVEVDGQQPAAGQQPGQGQAPGQPPAVQQPGPQAQAQPPARTDVAPASGADPAEALYTKGMQSFQAKDYDRAIGLWHDVAKTYSKHALAPNAYFWLGEAYFQKNDWTQAVLNYNEVVEKFPKSNKTPSAMLKMGMAFQKLNKKDAARLMFQDLIKKFPDSAEARRAKTLL; translated from the coding sequence ATGACCATGCGCAAACGCCTCGCGGCCCTGGCCGCACTGGCGCTGCTCTCCGGCTGCGCCGGCACCGACGCCGCGCCCGGCCCCGTCAAGGGCAAGCCCATCGACCCGGCCGCCCAGGCCCAGGCCAACTTCGTGGCAGAGTTCGAGGGACTCAAATCCCAGGTGCAGCGCCTCAACGCCGAGGTTGAGGACCTGAACCTCCAAATCCGCACCCTCACCGACGGCGACGGCAGCGGCGGCGGCGGAGCAACCCTCCCCGAGCTCTCCAAGCGCATCGCCAAGGTGGAGGGCAACCTCAAGATGATGGGCTCCCAGCTGGGCGTGGAAGTGGACGGGCAGCAGCCCGCCGCCGGACAGCAGCCCGGCCAGGGACAGGCCCCGGGACAGCCCCCCGCCGTGCAGCAGCCCGGCCCCCAGGCCCAGGCCCAGCCCCCCGCCCGGACCGACGTGGCCCCCGCTTCCGGCGCCGACCCCGCCGAGGCCCTCTACACCAAGGGCATGCAGTCCTTCCAGGCCAAGGACTACGACCGGGCCATCGGCCTCTGGCACGACGTGGCCAAGACCTATTCCAAACACGCCCTGGCCCCCAACGCCTACTTCTGGCTGGGCGAGGCCTACTTCCAGAAGAACGACTGGACCCAGGCCGTGCTCAACTACAACGAGGTGGTCGAGAAGTTCCCCAAGAGCAACAAGACCCCCTCGGCCATGCTCAAGATGGGCATGGCGTTCCAGAAGCTCAACAAGAAGGACGCCGCCCGGCTCATGTTCCAGGATCTCATCAAGAAGTTCCCGGATTCCGCCGAGGCGCGCCGCGCCAAAACCCTTCTCTAA
- a CDS encoding NIL domain-containing protein produces MSDTRRIFHLSFPPDTSGQPIVCNIIKLFDLCFNILKAQINPREVGEMVLEIHGLEQAVRDGIEYLEEHGVKVTPVAQKVRKDEDLCVHCGVCTALCRPKALEIDRTTWRVRLDSEKCVACGLCVKVCPVKAMETQLENGVL; encoded by the coding sequence ATGAGCGACACCCGCCGCATCTTCCACCTGAGCTTCCCCCCGGACACCTCGGGGCAGCCCATCGTCTGCAACATCATCAAGCTCTTCGACCTGTGCTTCAACATCCTCAAGGCCCAGATCAACCCGCGCGAGGTGGGCGAAATGGTCCTGGAGATCCACGGCCTGGAGCAGGCCGTGCGCGACGGCATCGAATATCTTGAAGAGCACGGCGTCAAGGTGACCCCCGTGGCCCAGAAGGTGCGCAAGGACGAAGACCTCTGCGTTCACTGCGGCGTGTGCACCGCCCTGTGCCGCCCCAAGGCCCTGGAGATCGACCGGACAACCTGGCGCGTGCGCCTGGATTCCGAAAAGTGCGTGGCTTGCGGGCTGTGCGTGAAGGTCTGCCCCGTCAAGGCCATGGAGACCCAGTTGGAGAACGGCGTCCTCTAA
- a CDS encoding PilZ domain-containing protein — protein sequence MAEEQRTYLRIPTNLRGRLRLLSTGTELPLFREAPIANLSVSAHELKSSGLSEALVNTLMAMDRKLDLIIGIHAQDSLQADFPCPVDAVEISGAGVKVASAEPLHLKTGQHVEVVLTLTQLPVRMAGAIAQVVREEEVDGRTIWALDFTKIRDRDLETIVQFVFQTQRDELRLKKWE from the coding sequence ATGGCCGAGGAACAACGCACGTACCTGCGCATCCCCACCAACCTGCGCGGCAGGTTGCGCCTGCTTTCAACGGGGACCGAGCTGCCCCTGTTCCGTGAGGCTCCCATCGCCAACTTAAGCGTCTCGGCCCACGAGCTCAAGAGCTCCGGCCTGAGCGAGGCGCTGGTGAACACCCTGATGGCCATGGACCGCAAGCTGGACCTGATCATCGGCATCCACGCCCAGGACAGCCTCCAGGCGGACTTCCCCTGCCCCGTGGACGCCGTGGAGATCTCCGGCGCAGGGGTCAAGGTTGCCTCCGCGGAGCCCCTGCACCTCAAGACGGGCCAGCACGTGGAAGTGGTGCTCACCCTCACCCAGCTGCCCGTGCGCATGGCCGGGGCCATAGCCCAGGTGGTGCGCGAGGAGGAGGTGGACGGCCGCACGATCTGGGCGCTCGATTTCACCAAAATCCGTGACAGGGACCTGGAAACCATCGTACAGTTCGTCTTCCAGACCCAGCGGGACGAACTGCGCCTGAAAAAGTGGGAGTAA
- a CDS encoding protein phosphatase CheZ, with protein MTAKHETMIEEVMDRYMDEMVENLKSAITQAVEKELSRSLTRSLLQSEFYKRLSEDMRGGLQSIYKELASARQENGGPEIAKEKKRADQLFSEAAQQLDDILATTEKATGDIMDIVEKHMETQAKSNQILHSLKSGGVTKEHLKELRDMSDELNADLMSIMTALSFQDLTGQRIKRIIGAIKNVESIVLDLYLSTGLKVRAHEQEPEKTIEEIDAQATRQVNELKGPQLESNQASVDDLLASLGM; from the coding sequence GTGACAGCCAAGCACGAGACCATGATCGAAGAGGTGATGGACCGCTACATGGACGAGATGGTGGAGAACCTCAAATCCGCCATCACCCAGGCCGTGGAAAAGGAACTCTCGCGCTCGCTGACCCGGTCGCTCCTCCAGAGCGAATTCTACAAGCGCCTCAGCGAGGACATGCGCGGCGGCCTCCAGTCCATCTACAAGGAGCTGGCCAGCGCCCGCCAGGAGAACGGCGGCCCGGAGATCGCCAAGGAGAAGAAGCGCGCGGACCAGCTCTTCAGCGAGGCCGCGCAACAGCTCGACGACATCCTGGCCACCACCGAGAAGGCCACCGGCGACATCATGGACATCGTCGAGAAGCACATGGAGACCCAGGCCAAGTCCAACCAGATCCTGCACTCGCTCAAGTCCGGCGGCGTCACTAAGGAGCATCTCAAAGAGCTGCGCGACATGAGCGACGAGCTCAACGCCGACCTCATGAGCATCATGACCGCCCTCTCCTTCCAGGACCTCACCGGCCAGCGCATCAAGCGCATCATCGGGGCCATCAAGAACGTGGAGTCCATCGTGCTGGACCTCTACCTCTCCACGGGCCTCAAGGTGCGCGCCCACGAGCAGGAGCCCGAGAAGACCATCGAGGAGATCGACGCCCAGGCCACCCGCCAGGTGAACGAGCTCAAAGGGCCGCAGCTGGAGTCCAACCAGGCCTCCGTGGACGACCTGCTGGCCTCGCTGGGGATGTAG